The following proteins are encoded in a genomic region of Terriglobia bacterium:
- a CDS encoding citrate/2-methylcitrate synthase translates to VEKIKDPARADRWIRQALADKARIMGFGHRVYRVEDPRAKHLKRLALELGRQAGSTANVEILDIVARVVSAEGTPPGVRAIVSRPRIPWQASSAHGSRPPGDSASR, encoded by the coding sequence GTCGAGAAGATCAAGGACCCGGCCAGGGCCGACCGCTGGATCCGCCAGGCCCTCGCCGACAAGGCGCGCATCATGGGCTTCGGCCACCGCGTGTACCGCGTGGAGGACCCGCGGGCCAAGCACCTCAAGCGCCTGGCGCTCGAGCTCGGCCGGCAGGCCGGCAGCACCGCCAACGTCGAGATCCTCGACATCGTGGCGCGCGTGGTCTCCGCGGAGGGGACGCCTCCGGGCGTTCGTGCTATCGTGTCCCGACCACGGATTCCGTGGCAGGCTTCCTCCGCTCACGGATCGCGCCCCCCCGGGGACTCGGCCAGCCGGTGA
- a CDS encoding 4Fe-4S binding protein: MPTSEPVPRVTIKPNSGEKPIPVIEVKVSWCKGCGLCVEYCNRDVLKMDGVLPQVVHAERCTRCLQCEAICPDFAIEVKEGTVETGADESEPR, encoded by the coding sequence ATGCCGACTTCCGAGCCGGTTCCCCGGGTCACGATCAAGCCCAACTCAGGCGAAAAGCCGATCCCCGTCATCGAGGTCAAGGTCTCCTGGTGCAAAGGGTGCGGCCTCTGCGTCGAGTACTGCAATCGGGACGTCTTGAAGATGGACGGCGTCCTTCCCCAGGTCGTCCACGCCGAGAGATGCACCCGGTGCCTCCAGTGCGAGGCGATCTGCCCGGACTTCGCCATCGAGGTGAAGGAGGGCACGGTCGAGACGGGTGCGGACGAAAGCGAGCCGCGATGA